The window CCGTCGGTCATCGCCAGCGGACAACTGTAGACGTCCGTCGCCGGCGTGAACAGGTGAACGAGCGCGAACTGATGAATGCGCGAGTGCCGGCCGTTGCGCCGCTCGTAAGCCGTCGCGATCAGCCCTCTTTCGGCGGCGAGACGCTCCGCGAGCTTCCACAGCGGCGACACCTCAATCCGATCGATGCGGTTGCCCCACGCGTCCCAGGGCGTATGCACGGGTTCGTTCAGACGATCCGCGATCTGCAGGCAATACAACTCGCCACCCGCCAGGTCCCCCAGCTCGAGCAATTCCCGCTCGATCGCCGCCAGCATCCCGGCGGGCAGCACCCGCGCGAGATAAGAGCGCGGGACCCGGTCGTCGGAATATTGGTTACCGAGTTGGGGCGGGGGTTGGTTGAACGGCATGGCCGCTTGGCAAAGATCAAAATCTCAACGCAGAGGCGCAGAGAGCGCAAAGGTCGCAGAGGAAAACAAAACGGACGATAAGGGTAAACGCAGTACCGTGATCCAATCGACAAATAGAAACTGACGCAGCGGACTATTGTGTACGGACACCTCTAGCGTGCCTCCATCGTATTCCTTTGCGCCCTCTCTTTTCACCTCTGCGCCCTTTGCGTCAACGATTCTGATGCCGGCCCGTGGCCGGCTTACAGACCGCCAATGCACAAATACTTTACCTCCAGATACTCTTCGATCCCGTACTTCGAGCCTTCGCGCCCGATGCCGCTCTGCTTGACGCCGCCGAACGGCGCGACTTCGTTCGAGATCAGGCCGGTGTTGACGCCGACCATGCCGGATTCGATGGCTTCGCCTACGCGCCAGATGCGGCCGATGTCGCGGGCATAGAAATACGACGCCAGCCCGAACTCGGTGTCGTTGGCCATGGTGATCGCTTCTTCTTCGGTCTTGAAGCGGAACAGCGGCGCGACGGGACCAAAGGTTTCCTCCTTCGTCACTTTCATCGTGGTGTTCACACCGGTCAGCACGGTCGGCTCGAAGAACAAACCGCCGAGTTTATGCTTCTTGCCGCCGACCAGAACTTTGGCGCCTTTGGACAAGGCATCCTCGATATGCTCTTCGACCTTCTTCACCGCGTTCTCGTCGATCAGCGGTCCGGCATTGACGCCGGCCTCGGTGCCTGGCCCCACCTTAAGCGCCCTCACTTTATCCGCGAGCTTGGCGGCGAATTGATCGTAGACGCTGTCCTGCACCAGGATGCGGTTGGCGCAAACGCAGGTCTGCCCGTTGTTGCGATACTTGGAGATCATCGCGCCTTCGACTGCCGCGTCGAGGTCGGCGTCGTCGAATACCAGGAACGGCGCATTGCCGCCCAGTTCCAGCGAGACTTTCTTGATCGTCTCCGCACTCTGCTTCATCAGCACGGCTCCGACTTCGGTGGAACCGGTGAAGCTGATTTTGCGAACCGCCGAATTCGACGTCAGCTCGCCGCCGATTTCCTTCGCGCTGCCGGTGACGATGTTGATCACGCCCTTGGGCACGCCGGCGCGTTCAGCCAGCTCCGCCAGCGCAAAGGCCGAGTACGGTGTCTGCGTTGCCGGCTTGATCACCACCGTGCAACCCGCCGCCAATGCCGGCGCGGCCTTGCGCGTAATCATTGCCGCCGGGAAATTCCACGGCGTGATCAGACCGCACACGCCGATCGGCTGCTTGATCACCACCAGACGCTTGTCGGCCTGATGCTGCGGAATCATATCGCCGTAAATGCGCTTCGCTTCTTCGGCGAACCACTCGATGAAAGAGGCAGCGTAGGCGATCTCGCCCTTCGCTTCGGCAAGAGGCTTGCCCTGCTCCGTGGTCATCAGCAGGCCCAGATCGTCGGTATTGGCGATCATCAGGTCGAACCATTTGCGCAGAATGTTTGCGCGCTCCTTCGGCAGCTTTGCGCGCCAGGCCGGCAACGCAGCGCTCGCGGCTTCGATGGCCCGGCGCGTTTCCACCGCACCCATTTTCGGAATGGTGCCGATTACCGCCCCATTGGCCGGGTTGGTGACGTTGATGGTGGATTTGGCATCCGCGTCGAGCCAGGCC is drawn from Betaproteobacteria bacterium and contains these coding sequences:
- the gabD gene encoding NADP-dependent succinate-semialdehyde dehydrogenase — protein: MQLRDQKIFRQQGYINGAWLDADAKSTINVTNPANGAVIGTIPKMGAVETRRAIEAASAALPAWRAKLPKERANILRKWFDLMIANTDDLGLLMTTEQGKPLAEAKGEIAYAASFIEWFAEEAKRIYGDMIPQHQADKRLVVIKQPIGVCGLITPWNFPAAMITRKAAPALAAGCTVVIKPATQTPYSAFALAELAERAGVPKGVINIVTGSAKEIGGELTSNSAVRKISFTGSTEVGAVLMKQSAETIKKVSLELGGNAPFLVFDDADLDAAVEGAMISKYRNNGQTCVCANRILVQDSVYDQFAAKLADKVRALKVGPGTEAGVNAGPLIDENAVKKVEEHIEDALSKGAKVLVGGKKHKLGGLFFEPTVLTGVNTTMKVTKEETFGPVAPLFRFKTEEEAITMANDTEFGLASYFYARDIGRIWRVGEAIESGMVGVNTGLISNEVAPFGGVKQSGIGREGSKYGIEEYLEVKYLCIGGL